The following proteins are co-located in the Cupriavidus pauculus genome:
- a CDS encoding DUF2848 domain-containing protein, whose protein sequence is MPTLQLQVAGGGALALDIERLIIAGWTGRDRDAVQHHIDELKAIGVKPPATVPTFYPLAAQLLTTADVLEVPRDDSSGETEFVLLQGPDALYIGIGSDHTDRKVEAYDVTVSKQMCAKPMGREVWRFDEVADHWDALEMRCWRVRDGQRALYQEGKVTRLLDPRDLIGRLTGEDQLPPGTAMFCGTQAVIGEMGHGELFEVELHDPVRNRSLRHAYRVEALAVAE, encoded by the coding sequence ATGCCGACTCTGCAACTCCAGGTAGCCGGCGGGGGCGCACTCGCCCTCGACATCGAACGACTGATCATCGCCGGCTGGACCGGCCGCGACCGCGACGCCGTGCAGCACCATATCGACGAGCTGAAGGCCATCGGCGTAAAGCCGCCCGCCACGGTGCCCACGTTCTACCCGCTGGCCGCGCAACTGCTGACCACCGCCGACGTGCTGGAAGTGCCGCGCGACGATTCGTCGGGCGAGACCGAATTCGTGCTGCTGCAGGGCCCGGACGCGCTGTACATCGGCATCGGCTCGGACCACACCGACCGCAAGGTCGAGGCGTACGACGTGACCGTGTCCAAGCAGATGTGCGCCAAGCCGATGGGTCGCGAAGTGTGGCGGTTCGACGAGGTGGCCGACCATTGGGACGCGCTGGAAATGCGCTGCTGGCGCGTGCGCGACGGCCAGCGCGCGCTGTACCAGGAGGGCAAGGTCACGCGCCTGCTGGACCCGCGCGACCTGATTGGCCGCCTGACCGGCGAGGACCAGCTGCCGCCGGGCACGGCGATGTTCTGCGGCACGCAGGCCGTGATCGGCGAGATGGGTCATGGCGAATTGTTCGAAGTCGAACTGCATGACCCCGTGCGCAACCGCAGCCTGCGCCACGCCTACCGCGTGGAAGCGCTGGCCGTGGCCGAGTAA
- a CDS encoding xanthine dehydrogenase family protein molybdopterin-binding subunit yields the protein MTRTDLDTLEQPARRRLLQAGAVFALSLQFGGLVTKAAAAEADKKYGGAAMPGGIVDNPLVFVSIARDGTVTIVAHRAEMGTGVRTSLPMVVADEMEADWSRVRIVQADANEARYGSQNVDGSRSMRHFLAPMRRVGASARHMLEAAAAAQWKVPATEVQARNHEVIHAASGRRIGYGELAEAAMRQPVPKQDQLRLKQPDAFRYIGKGKIMPADSRDIARGKATYGIDVRLPGMVYAVIARPPVFGGKLRKVDGTDALKVPGVLRIVELKGYDGPPLFNPVGGVAVVATNTWAAMQGRAALKLEWDHGANASYDSAVFRRTLEAAVQQPGKPLRNDGDAVAALSAAAGQRKVAAQYYIPHLAHASMETPVATARFVDGKCEIWAPSQAPQGALESVAKHVGLDARDVTLHLTLLGGGFGRKSMADFISEAALVSKAIGGTPVKLQWTRDDDIHHDYFHTVSVERMESVLDANGKPTAWLHRSAAPTITSTFKVGAEGKAPFEAGMSAINIPFQIPSIRLESADVPAHTRIGWFRSVSNIPHAFAVQSFVAELAHQARRDPKDYLLELIGPPRKINPATLSDSWNYNESPDVYPLDTGRMRRVIEEAARRANWGRKLPKGHGLGIAMAYSFVTYVATVVEVAVDAKGQITIPRVDMAIDCGPQVNPERIRSQVEGGCVMGISLAMLGEISFKDGRVQQSNFHDFEILRSHMAPRAIHTWMVGGDFAVPPGGVGEPPVPPIAPALCNAIFAATGTRIRSLPIRDQLSQA from the coding sequence ATGACGCGCACCGACCTCGACACCCTCGAACAACCGGCGCGCCGCCGTCTGCTGCAGGCGGGCGCGGTGTTCGCGTTGTCGCTCCAGTTCGGCGGCCTGGTTACCAAGGCAGCCGCAGCGGAGGCTGACAAGAAGTACGGCGGCGCAGCGATGCCAGGCGGCATCGTGGACAACCCGCTGGTATTCGTCTCGATTGCGCGGGATGGCACCGTGACCATCGTGGCGCATCGTGCGGAGATGGGCACGGGCGTGCGAACCAGCCTGCCGATGGTGGTTGCCGACGAAATGGAAGCCGACTGGAGCCGCGTCAGGATCGTTCAGGCCGACGCCAACGAGGCCCGCTATGGCAGCCAGAACGTCGACGGATCGCGCAGCATGCGGCATTTTCTGGCGCCGATGCGTCGTGTGGGGGCATCGGCACGGCACATGCTCGAAGCCGCCGCCGCTGCGCAGTGGAAAGTGCCGGCCACCGAAGTGCAGGCGCGCAACCACGAAGTCATTCACGCGGCAAGCGGCCGGCGGATCGGCTATGGCGAACTGGCCGAGGCCGCGATGCGTCAGCCGGTGCCGAAGCAAGACCAACTGCGCCTCAAGCAGCCGGATGCATTCCGCTATATCGGCAAGGGCAAGATCATGCCCGCCGACAGCCGCGATATCGCGCGCGGCAAGGCCACCTACGGTATCGACGTGCGGCTGCCGGGCATGGTCTACGCCGTCATCGCGCGCCCGCCCGTGTTCGGCGGCAAGCTGCGCAAGGTCGATGGCACCGACGCGCTGAAGGTACCGGGTGTCCTGCGCATCGTCGAGCTGAAGGGCTATGACGGTCCGCCGTTGTTCAATCCGGTGGGCGGGGTTGCCGTGGTGGCGACCAACACGTGGGCGGCGATGCAGGGCAGGGCGGCGCTGAAGCTCGAATGGGACCATGGCGCCAACGCCAGCTACGATTCCGCCGTGTTCCGCCGCACCCTGGAAGCGGCCGTGCAGCAGCCTGGCAAGCCGCTGCGTAACGATGGCGATGCCGTGGCCGCCCTGTCGGCAGCCGCTGGCCAGCGCAAGGTAGCAGCCCAGTACTACATTCCGCACCTCGCGCATGCGTCGATGGAAACGCCCGTGGCCACGGCGCGCTTCGTCGATGGAAAGTGCGAGATCTGGGCGCCGTCGCAGGCGCCTCAGGGGGCATTGGAAAGCGTGGCGAAGCACGTCGGGCTCGACGCCAGGGACGTGACGCTGCATCTGACACTGCTGGGCGGCGGCTTCGGCCGCAAGTCGATGGCCGACTTCATTTCCGAGGCAGCGCTGGTGTCCAAGGCCATCGGCGGCACGCCGGTCAAGCTGCAATGGACGCGCGACGACGACATTCACCACGACTATTTCCACACTGTCTCGGTCGAGCGCATGGAATCGGTGCTGGATGCCAATGGCAAGCCCACGGCGTGGCTGCACAGGTCCGCGGCGCCCACCATCACCTCGACGTTCAAGGTCGGCGCGGAGGGCAAGGCCCCCTTTGAAGCGGGGATGTCGGCCATCAACATCCCGTTCCAGATTCCGTCGATCCGCCTGGAGTCGGCCGATGTGCCGGCGCACACGCGCATCGGCTGGTTCCGCTCGGTATCCAACATCCCGCATGCCTTTGCGGTACAGAGCTTTGTTGCCGAACTGGCGCATCAGGCCCGTCGCGATCCGAAGGATTACCTGCTGGAGCTGATCGGCCCGCCGCGCAAGATCAATCCCGCGACGCTGTCGGATAGCTGGAACTACAACGAATCGCCGGACGTGTATCCGCTCGATACCGGCCGCATGCGCCGCGTCATCGAGGAAGCCGCGCGCCGGGCGAACTGGGGCCGCAAGCTGCCCAAGGGTCATGGTCTTGGCATTGCCATGGCCTACAGCTTTGTGACGTATGTGGCGACCGTGGTGGAAGTGGCGGTGGATGCCAAGGGCCAGATCACCATTCCGCGCGTGGACATGGCGATCGATTGCGGGCCGCAGGTCAACCCGGAGCGTATCCGTTCACAGGTGGAAGGCGGCTGCGTGATGGGCATCAGCCTGGCGATGCTGGGAGAGATCTCGTTCAAGGACGGCCGCGTGCAGCAGAGCAACTTCCACGACTTCGAGATCCTGCGGTCGCATATGGCGCCACGGGCCATCCATACGTGGATGGTGGGCGGCGATTTTGCGGTGCCACCCGGCGGGGTGGGCGAGCCGCCCGTGCCGCCCATCGCGCCGGCACTCTGCAATGCAATCTTCGCGGCGACGGGAACACGGATCCGGTCGCTGCCTATCCGTGACCAGCTTTCGCAGGCTTAG
- a CDS encoding (2Fe-2S)-binding protein — MTKININGQAHEVDLSSDTPLLWTLRDALGFTGTKFGCGMALCGACTVHVDGQPVRSCVTPISAVGTKQVRTIESMESDRVGRAVQDAWVELGVAQCGYCQAGQIMTATALLKANPKPTDEQIVAGMSGNLCRCGTYNRINAAVKLASTRLAANKTGAKA, encoded by the coding sequence ATGACAAAGATAAACATCAACGGCCAGGCTCATGAGGTCGACCTGTCGTCCGACACCCCGCTCCTGTGGACGCTCCGCGATGCGCTGGGCTTCACGGGCACCAAGTTTGGCTGTGGCATGGCGCTTTGCGGCGCCTGCACCGTCCATGTCGATGGCCAGCCGGTCCGCTCCTGCGTCACGCCCATCTCCGCCGTGGGCACCAAGCAGGTGCGCACGATCGAATCGATGGAATCGGATCGCGTAGGCCGGGCCGTCCAGGATGCATGGGTCGAACTGGGCGTCGCCCAGTGCGGCTACTGTCAGGCGGGGCAGATCATGACCGCCACTGCGCTGCTGAAAGCGAATCCCAAGCCCACGGACGAGCAGATCGTCGCCGGAATGAGCGGCAACCTCTGCCGCTGCGGCACTTACAACCGCATCAATGCGGCGGTGAAGCTGGCGTCGACACGCCTTGCGGCCAACAAGACGGGAGCCAAGGCATGA
- a CDS encoding GntR family transcriptional regulator has protein sequence MANPIRLVGNADPSAEAATSAPPTAAQSGAALREQAYTEIKRRIIACEFRPGEPLNEAQVAALLGLGRTPVHQALHRLEVEGLVSILPRKGVLVTPLSLNEVLDMIEVRATNEVLCATLACERGHDSDFKAMRDIVDRSPDLIARRDIPALASLDLKFHTAMSAASRNRVLAELLRGLHEKQARFWFLSLSDPQHLENVYQEHLEIVDALERRDVPAVRDAIRAHIDEFRKNIIRTL, from the coding sequence GTGGCCAATCCCATCCGACTCGTCGGCAACGCCGACCCCAGCGCCGAAGCGGCAACGTCCGCGCCGCCGACTGCCGCCCAGAGCGGCGCCGCGCTGCGCGAGCAGGCGTACACCGAGATCAAGCGCCGCATCATCGCGTGCGAGTTCCGGCCCGGCGAACCGCTGAACGAGGCGCAGGTGGCCGCGCTGCTGGGCCTGGGCCGCACGCCGGTTCACCAGGCGCTGCATCGGCTGGAAGTGGAAGGGCTGGTGTCGATCCTGCCGCGCAAGGGCGTGCTGGTGACGCCGCTGTCGCTGAACGAGGTGCTGGACATGATCGAGGTCCGCGCCACCAACGAGGTGCTGTGCGCCACGCTGGCCTGCGAGCGCGGCCACGACAGCGATTTCAAGGCGATGCGCGACATCGTCGACCGTTCGCCCGACCTGATCGCCCGCCGCGACATTCCCGCGCTGGCGTCGCTGGACCTGAAATTCCATACCGCGATGTCCGCCGCGTCGCGCAACCGCGTTCTGGCCGAACTGCTACGTGGCCTGCACGAGAAGCAGGCCCGTTTCTGGTTCCTGTCGCTTTCCGACCCGCAGCATCTTGAGAACGTCTACCAGGAGCACCTGGAGATCGTGGATGCGCTGGAGCGGCGCGACGTGCCTGCCGTGCGGGACGCGATCCGCGCGCATATCGACGAATTCCGGAAGAACATCATCCGGACCCTCTGA
- a CDS encoding YaiO family outer membrane beta-barrel protein translates to MEKPACHTARFARPLICAGGLLALLIAADASAQAEATPPRTFVPLLTGFVEGGIGHANLTGDNANWNDQYLRGGVHLTPKDYVTGEISHQSHFGDQGTFFGLGYTRIIDDDWYAFLSAGTSSGGFFLSEVRVDGMLFRKLLEKKNLVASAGFTYYRAKDVYTDKALLLGLTYYFDAPWIVQVGARLNRSDPGNVRSNRGTVAVTYGRDKDQYITLRYDGGREAYQLTGEQTVLSDFTSHEVSLNWRKWFTKRYGINLRAVYYENPSYKRKQAEIGFFVEF, encoded by the coding sequence ATGGAGAAGCCCGCTTGTCACACAGCCCGGTTCGCGCGGCCGCTGATTTGCGCGGGCGGCCTGCTTGCGCTGCTGATCGCTGCCGATGCCAGCGCCCAGGCCGAAGCCACGCCTCCCCGGACCTTCGTGCCCTTGCTGACCGGCTTCGTCGAAGGCGGCATCGGTCACGCCAACCTTACCGGTGACAACGCCAACTGGAACGACCAGTACCTGCGCGGGGGCGTTCACCTGACGCCGAAGGACTACGTCACCGGCGAGATCAGCCACCAGAGCCATTTCGGGGACCAGGGCACCTTCTTTGGCCTGGGCTACACCCGCATCATCGATGACGACTGGTACGCGTTCCTGAGCGCGGGCACCAGCAGTGGCGGCTTCTTCCTGTCCGAAGTCCGCGTCGACGGCATGCTGTTCCGCAAGCTGCTGGAGAAGAAGAACCTCGTCGCCAGCGCCGGCTTTACCTACTACCGCGCGAAGGACGTCTATACCGACAAGGCGCTGCTGCTTGGCCTGACCTACTACTTCGACGCGCCGTGGATCGTCCAGGTCGGCGCCCGGCTCAACCGCAGCGATCCGGGCAACGTGCGCTCCAACCGCGGCACCGTCGCGGTGACCTATGGCCGTGACAAGGACCAGTACATCACGCTGCGATACGACGGCGGACGTGAAGCCTACCAGCTCACTGGCGAGCAAACGGTGCTCAGCGACTTTACCAGCCACGAGGTTTCGCTGAACTGGCGAAAATGGTTCACCAAACGCTACGGCATCAACCTGCGCGCGGTGTACTACGAGAATCCGTCCTACAAGCGCAAGCAGGCAGAGATAGGGTTTTTCGTCGAGTTCTAG
- a CDS encoding IclR family transcriptional regulator: protein MQATEDRRDPLFNQSLEKGLDALRAFSAVHRTLTLAELAALTGMSKSSAQRTVHTLERLGYVDKHPQTRRFRLTPKVMEIGYNYLAADALIPIASPYLSQLANASGETANLTEPVGLDMVYVAQLMTAKHMPVLTPVGMRIPMYCTSSGRAYLSKLPDAQVRAMLEASTRAPRTPATLTDVDAIFETVVACRTVGYACNEEELFLGDMGIGAPIVNSRGEAVGAVHVSPPASRWTMADAQRRLGPLVIECAWAISRSIGH, encoded by the coding sequence ATGCAAGCCACTGAAGACCGTCGCGATCCCCTGTTCAACCAGTCGCTGGAAAAAGGCCTGGACGCGCTGCGGGCGTTCAGCGCCGTCCACCGCACCCTGACCCTGGCCGAACTGGCCGCGCTGACCGGCATGAGCAAGAGTTCGGCACAGCGCACGGTCCATACGCTGGAGCGCCTTGGCTACGTCGACAAGCACCCGCAGACGCGCCGCTTCCGGCTGACGCCGAAGGTCATGGAGATCGGCTACAACTACCTGGCCGCCGACGCGCTGATTCCCATCGCCAGCCCGTACCTGTCGCAGTTGGCCAATGCCAGCGGCGAGACGGCCAACCTGACCGAGCCGGTGGGGCTGGACATGGTCTACGTGGCGCAGTTGATGACCGCCAAGCACATGCCCGTGCTGACGCCCGTGGGCATGCGGATTCCGATGTACTGCACGAGTTCGGGCCGCGCCTATCTCAGCAAGCTGCCCGACGCGCAGGTGCGCGCCATGCTGGAAGCATCCACACGGGCGCCACGCACGCCGGCAACGCTGACCGACGTCGACGCGATCTTCGAGACGGTAGTGGCCTGCCGGACGGTTGGCTACGCGTGCAACGAGGAGGAACTGTTCCTGGGCGACATGGGCATCGGCGCGCCGATTGTGAACAGCCGCGGCGAGGCTGTCGGCGCGGTCCACGTCTCCCCGCCCGCCAGCCGCTGGACAATGGCCGACGCCCAACGCCGCCTCGGCCCGCTGGTGATCGAGTGCGCGTGGGCGATTTCAAGGTCGATCGGGCATTAG
- a CDS encoding amidase: MTAPTIADLAAALAAGRTTSVALTEQALARIDSHRQAGGTAFLTVDADGALAQARAADQARAAGMVASPLAGLPVSIKDLFDVRGQVTRAGAKALDGNAPAQADAVAVARLRAAGAVLIGRTNMSEFAFSGLGLNPHYGTPRTPFDPDRISGGSTSGGAVSVAGQMAVAALGTDTGGSIRIPSAFCGLTGFKPTARRVPLDGGVPLSTSLDSAGPLARSVACCAAMDAVLSGETLDTRPAPLRGLRLYVTRDFVFDGIDAEVGQAFEAAVQRLSAQGAQIVPFDFPELRRLPEINAAGGLTAAEAWTWHRTLLAERGDQYDPRVAQRIRRGEKLSAADYIVLLEERRAMQQRAAWLLRDADAWLMPSVAVRPPSLDALTRDEDFFAINGLVLRNPSVINFLDGCATSLPMGEGMGLGVCGVTGSDARVLQVSAAIEQALG; this comes from the coding sequence ATGACTGCCCCGACCATTGCCGACCTTGCCGCCGCGCTGGCGGCCGGCCGCACCACGAGCGTCGCGCTGACCGAGCAGGCGCTGGCCCGGATCGACAGCCACCGCCAGGCCGGCGGCACCGCCTTCCTGACCGTGGATGCCGACGGCGCGCTGGCGCAGGCCCGCGCCGCCGACCAGGCCCGCGCGGCCGGCATGGTGGCGTCGCCGCTGGCCGGCCTGCCGGTGTCGATCAAGGACCTGTTCGACGTACGCGGCCAAGTGACGCGGGCGGGCGCCAAGGCGCTGGACGGCAATGCCCCGGCGCAGGCCGACGCGGTGGCCGTGGCGCGCCTGCGGGCGGCCGGCGCGGTGCTGATCGGCCGGACGAACATGAGCGAGTTTGCGTTCTCCGGGCTGGGCCTGAACCCGCACTACGGCACGCCGCGCACGCCGTTCGATCCGGATCGGATCAGCGGCGGCTCGACGTCGGGCGGCGCGGTCAGCGTGGCCGGGCAGATGGCCGTGGCGGCGCTGGGTACCGATACGGGCGGGTCGATCCGCATTCCGTCGGCGTTCTGCGGCCTGACCGGCTTCAAGCCCACCGCGCGGCGCGTGCCGCTGGACGGCGGCGTGCCGCTGTCGACCTCGCTCGATTCTGCCGGCCCGCTGGCCCGCTCGGTGGCCTGCTGCGCGGCGATGGATGCGGTGCTGAGCGGCGAGACGCTGGACACCCGGCCGGCGCCGCTGCGCGGCCTGCGCCTGTACGTGACGCGCGACTTCGTGTTCGACGGCATCGACGCCGAGGTCGGCCAGGCGTTCGAGGCGGCCGTGCAGCGGTTGTCGGCCCAGGGCGCCCAGATCGTGCCATTCGATTTCCCTGAGCTGCGGCGCCTGCCCGAGATCAATGCCGCCGGGGGCTTGACCGCCGCCGAGGCGTGGACGTGGCACCGGACGCTGCTGGCCGAGCGTGGCGACCAGTACGACCCGCGCGTGGCGCAGCGCATCCGCCGTGGCGAGAAGCTGAGCGCCGCGGACTACATCGTGCTGCTGGAAGAGCGCCGCGCGATGCAGCAGCGCGCGGCCTGGCTGCTGCGCGATGCCGACGCCTGGCTGATGCCGAGCGTGGCGGTGCGCCCGCCGAGCCTGGACGCGCTGACGCGCGACGAGGATTTCTTCGCGATCAACGGCCTGGTGCTGCGCAACCCGAGCGTCATCAACTTCCTGGACGGCTGCGCCACGTCACTGCCGATGGGCGAGGGCATGGGGCTCGGCGTCTGCGGCGTGACGGGCAGCGATGCCCGCGTGCTGCAGGTATCGGCCGCCATCGAACAGGCGCTGGGCTGA
- a CDS encoding MFS transporter — MIRPMEKPAPSQSSPSHSSQPAAYWSGVFAMTLCVFALIASEFMPVSLLTPMSADLQVTEGMTGQGIAISGAFAVFTSLFISIIAGSANRKALLLGLTAVMAVSGAIIAVAPNYTVYMIGRALIGVVVGGFWSMSAATAIRLVPAHQVPRALAIFNSGNALATVVAAPVGSYLGALIGWRGAFYCLVPIALVALAWQWFSLPSMPVPTPPHGNGNVFAHLRRPVVALGMLAAGVFFSGQFTLFTYVRPFLETVTRVDASSLSLILLAIGVAGFIGTMLIGAVLTRAFYATLVIIPTLMACIALALIGLGHHTAAVVVLLALWGLVATAAPVGWWSWITRTFPHHAEAGGGLMVAVVQLSIALGSTVGGILFDRYGYRSTLEASASLLIIGAILAWMTARAAKTEGVWGFDDRSAHVQAGEAR; from the coding sequence ATGATACGGCCGATGGAAAAACCCGCACCCTCCCAGAGCTCACCCTCTCATTCCTCCCAGCCGGCTGCCTACTGGAGCGGCGTATTCGCGATGACGCTCTGCGTATTCGCGCTGATTGCCTCGGAGTTCATGCCCGTGAGCCTGCTGACGCCGATGTCGGCGGACCTGCAAGTCACCGAAGGGATGACCGGCCAGGGCATCGCCATCTCCGGCGCCTTTGCGGTCTTCACAAGCCTGTTCATCTCCATCATCGCCGGCAGTGCGAACCGCAAGGCCCTGTTGCTGGGGCTCACGGCGGTCATGGCAGTATCGGGCGCCATCATTGCCGTGGCGCCCAACTACACCGTCTATATGATCGGGCGCGCATTGATCGGCGTCGTCGTCGGCGGCTTCTGGTCGATGTCGGCGGCCACGGCCATCCGCCTGGTCCCGGCGCACCAGGTGCCGCGCGCGCTGGCGATCTTCAATAGCGGCAACGCACTGGCAACCGTCGTCGCGGCCCCGGTCGGTAGCTACCTCGGCGCACTCATCGGCTGGCGCGGTGCGTTCTATTGCCTGGTCCCGATTGCGCTGGTCGCGCTTGCCTGGCAATGGTTCAGCCTTCCCTCGATGCCGGTGCCGACGCCGCCCCACGGGAACGGAAACGTGTTCGCGCACCTGAGGCGCCCGGTCGTCGCGCTGGGCATGCTGGCGGCCGGCGTGTTCTTCTCCGGGCAATTCACGCTGTTCACCTACGTCCGGCCGTTCCTCGAAACGGTCACGCGGGTCGATGCGTCCAGCCTATCGCTAATCCTGCTGGCGATTGGCGTGGCGGGATTCATCGGGACCATGCTGATCGGCGCGGTACTGACGCGGGCGTTCTACGCCACGCTTGTCATCATCCCGACGCTCATGGCTTGCATTGCGCTCGCACTGATCGGCCTGGGCCATCACACGGCCGCTGTCGTCGTGCTGCTGGCGCTGTGGGGACTGGTGGCAACGGCGGCGCCGGTCGGATGGTGGAGCTGGATCACCCGCACGTTCCCGCACCATGCCGAGGCAGGCGGCGGCCTGATGGTCGCCGTGGTCCAGCTGTCGATCGCACTGGGCTCCACCGTGGGCGGCATCCTGTTCGATCGATACGGCTATCGCAGCACACTCGAAGCCAGCGCATCGCTACTGATCATCGGCGCCATCCTGGCATGGATGACCGCCCGCGCTGCGAAGACGGAGGGGGTCTGGGGTTTCGATGATCGATCCGCTCACGTGCAAGCCGGGGAGGCACGGTGA
- a CDS encoding LysR family transcriptional regulator: MPRHNLNDLLALVTVARERSFTRAAARLDVTQSALSHTIRNLEARLGVRLLTRTTRSVSTTDAGERLIRSIGPKFDEIEADLSAVAELGERPAGTIRITSVDHPIDAIIWPRLAKVLPQYPDLNVELTVDYGLTNIVGERYDIGVRFGDQIEKDMIAVRISPDVKMAIAASPAYFKGRDKPMAPRDLLSHRCINLRLSTSGGLYAWELAKGSKKVQARVEGQVVCNSVNQMLNAALDGFGLVFLPLPVIQPYADKGKLVKVMEDWCPTFPGYHAFYPSRRQSSRALKIVIDAIRHKPDGVAATKPAKAGHG; the protein is encoded by the coding sequence ATGCCCCGCCACAACCTTAACGATCTGCTCGCATTGGTCACTGTCGCGCGCGAGCGGAGCTTCACGCGCGCGGCGGCTCGCCTGGACGTCACGCAATCCGCGTTGAGCCACACCATCCGCAATCTGGAGGCAAGGCTGGGCGTGCGGCTGCTGACGCGCACCACGCGCAGTGTGTCGACGACCGATGCCGGCGAACGGCTGATCCGGTCCATCGGGCCCAAGTTCGATGAAATCGAAGCCGACCTCTCCGCTGTGGCCGAGCTTGGGGAGCGTCCGGCAGGCACGATTCGCATCACGTCCGTGGACCATCCAATCGATGCCATCATCTGGCCTCGCCTGGCCAAGGTTTTGCCGCAGTATCCGGACCTCAACGTCGAGCTGACGGTGGACTATGGACTGACCAACATCGTCGGCGAGCGCTACGACATTGGCGTGCGGTTTGGCGACCAGATCGAGAAGGACATGATCGCCGTGCGCATCAGTCCCGACGTGAAGATGGCCATCGCGGCGTCTCCCGCCTATTTCAAGGGCCGCGACAAACCGATGGCACCGCGCGACCTGCTATCGCACCGCTGCATCAACCTGCGGCTCTCCACCAGCGGCGGACTCTACGCATGGGAACTGGCCAAGGGGTCCAAGAAGGTCCAGGCGCGCGTGGAAGGCCAGGTGGTCTGCAATAGCGTCAACCAGATGCTCAATGCCGCCCTCGACGGCTTCGGGCTGGTGTTCCTGCCGTTGCCGGTTATCCAGCCTTATGCGGACAAGGGAAAACTGGTCAAGGTCATGGAGGACTGGTGCCCCACGTTCCCTGGTTATCACGCGTTCTATCCCAGCCGCAGGCAGTCGTCGCGGGCGCTCAAGATTGTGATAGACGCCATCCGGCACAAGCCGGACGGCGTTGCCGCGACTAAGCCTGCGAAAGCTGGTCACGGATAG
- a CDS encoding zinc ribbon domain-containing protein, giving the protein MALVNCGECNREISDKARACPHCGVRRKSNRTAVLKGVVVAVIVIGILAQCADEGSSKPEAQESTQSTEKATGPDKEPSASTGTATIGRSTRQILGDLPVLERSASVPLRDGSPRESIRLNPHLHLETIGEKADLRSYTMMFGIASDDKAGAIETAVLVASVLANTFPDWMEKGRQGGSADWFNRATKQLGSNIKRNKDDPEPVILDRDGLRIRYSAVPVMKLFFVTVEPVGAL; this is encoded by the coding sequence ATGGCTTTGGTTAACTGCGGCGAATGCAACAGAGAGATCTCTGACAAGGCACGGGCATGCCCGCACTGTGGCGTCAGAAGGAAGTCGAACCGCACGGCCGTGCTCAAAGGCGTCGTGGTGGCGGTCATCGTCATCGGCATACTGGCCCAATGCGCGGACGAGGGGAGTTCAAAACCTGAGGCGCAAGAGTCCACCCAATCGACGGAAAAGGCGACAGGCCCCGACAAAGAGCCGTCGGCCTCCACCGGCACGGCGACCATCGGACGCAGTACCCGTCAGATCCTGGGGGATCTTCCTGTCCTGGAGCGCTCTGCGAGTGTTCCGCTGCGCGACGGAAGCCCACGTGAGTCCATCCGCCTGAACCCCCACCTGCATCTCGAAACGATCGGAGAGAAAGCCGATCTCCGCAGTTACACGATGATGTTCGGGATCGCCAGTGATGACAAAGCGGGCGCAATAGAGACGGCCGTTCTGGTTGCGTCCGTCCTTGCCAACACTTTCCCCGACTGGATGGAAAAAGGTAGACAAGGAGGGAGCGCAGATTGGTTTAACAGAGCGACCAAACAGCTTGGCTCAAACATCAAGCGCAACAAGGACGACCCCGAGCCGGTGATACTGGATCGAGACGGACTGCGGATCCGCTACTCAGCGGTGCCGGTCATGAAGTTGTTTTTTGTGACGGTCGAGCCGGTGGGGGCGTTGTAG